One stretch of Humidesulfovibrio mexicanus DNA includes these proteins:
- a CDS encoding fused DSP-PTPase phosphatase/NAD kinase-like protein produces the protein MRRRRRSRRGWRAWSIATALLLVLCGGFWLGVRGPDNLHAVADGMVYRSAQMDAATLRHTIREKGIKAILNLRGEKPGSNWYRKEMEAAQAADVLLLNHGLSAQREVSPDELEDVLRLMDRAPKPLLVHCEGGSDRTGLVIAAWVFSRGHRPTEEAYKQLSLRYGHFPYLWSNTDAMDKSFWNYVRQAAGTPR, from the coding sequence GTGAGACGAAGACGCAGATCTCGCCGCGGCTGGAGGGCGTGGAGCATCGCCACGGCCCTGCTCCTGGTCCTGTGCGGCGGGTTCTGGCTCGGTGTGCGCGGGCCGGACAATCTCCACGCCGTGGCGGACGGGATGGTCTATCGCTCTGCCCAGATGGACGCGGCCACGCTCCGCCACACCATCCGGGAAAAGGGAATCAAGGCGATCCTCAACCTCCGCGGAGAGAAGCCCGGCTCCAATTGGTACAGGAAGGAGATGGAGGCGGCGCAAGCGGCCGACGTGCTGCTCTTGAATCATGGGCTTTCGGCACAGCGCGAGGTCTCGCCCGACGAGCTGGAGGACGTTTTGCGGCTTATGGACCGCGCGCCCAAGCCGCTTCTGGTCCATTGCGAAGGAGGCTCGGACCGCACGGGGCTGGTCATCGCTGCCTGGGTCTTCTCACGCGGTCATCGGCCGACTGAGGAGGCCTACAAGCAGCTATCCCTGCGCTACGGGCACTTCCCCTACCTCTGGAGCAACACCGACGCCATGGACAAGAGCTTCTGGAACTACGTGCGCCAAGCTGCGGGCACGCCGCGGTAA
- a CDS encoding universal stress protein: MIKKLIVAYDASPQSEKAFDFGLGLAAKFAAELIVCSVATLPEPPVSVEISAVLDHAEEFYKKHFTRLAARAAAGGITPRFELKVGHPAEQIILLAEEEGVQMIVMGHRGNTLVEKWMLGSVCRRVINYANCTVSVVR; encoded by the coding sequence ATGATCAAAAAGCTGATTGTCGCCTACGACGCCTCGCCCCAGTCCGAAAAGGCGTTCGATTTCGGCCTGGGTCTCGCCGCGAAGTTCGCGGCGGAACTCATCGTCTGCTCCGTCGCCACCCTGCCCGAGCCTCCGGTGAGCGTGGAGATATCGGCCGTGCTGGACCACGCGGAGGAGTTCTACAAGAAGCACTTCACCCGGCTGGCGGCCCGAGCAGCGGCGGGCGGCATCACCCCGCGCTTTGAGCTCAAGGTAGGCCACCCGGCGGAGCAAATCATCCTCCTGGCCGAGGAGGAAGGGGTGCAGATGATCGTAATGGGGCACCGGGGCAACACACTCGTGGAGAAGTGGATGCTCGGCTCCGTGTGCCGGCGGGTGATCAACTACGCCAACTGCACCGTGTCCGTGGTCCGCTGA
- the eno gene encoding phosphopyruvate hydratase, translating to MNRSIRSIDAMEILDSRGNPTVRVFVELEGGVRVAASVPSGASTGENEAVELRDGDPKRYGGKGVQKAVANVRNSIAPVLLGMDSAKQAEIDRLMIELDGTPTKAKLGANAILGVSMAVARAAAQASGLPLYAYLGGSGAVRVPVPMMNVLNGGKHADNSVDFQEFMIAPIGAPCFAEALRYGSETFHALKGILKKIGLATSVGDEGGFAPNLRSNEEACEVILEAIQTAGYTPGKDVALAIDPAASSFAENGAYNLRKSGQGVKTSAEMVALWKAWADTYPIILLEDGLDENDWSGFAALTRELGERIQIMGDDIYVTNASFVARGIREKASNSVLIKLNQIGTVTETMETVQLCRKAGWTTLMSHRSGETEDSFLADFAVAMDGGQIKSGSVCRSERLCKYNRFLEIERELGGAAKFGR from the coding sequence ATGAACAGAAGTATCAGGAGCATCGACGCCATGGAGATTCTGGATTCGCGCGGCAACCCCACGGTGCGCGTGTTCGTGGAGCTGGAGGGCGGCGTGCGGGTGGCGGCGTCCGTGCCCTCCGGGGCCTCCACCGGAGAGAACGAGGCCGTGGAGCTGCGCGACGGCGACCCCAAGCGCTACGGCGGCAAGGGCGTGCAAAAGGCCGTGGCCAACGTCCGCAACAGCATCGCTCCCGTGCTGCTCGGCATGGACAGCGCCAAGCAGGCAGAGATCGATCGGCTCATGATCGAGCTGGACGGCACGCCGACCAAGGCCAAGCTCGGAGCCAACGCCATCCTGGGCGTGTCCATGGCCGTGGCCCGCGCCGCAGCCCAGGCCAGCGGCTTGCCGCTCTACGCCTACCTGGGCGGCTCCGGCGCTGTGCGTGTCCCGGTCCCCATGATGAATGTCCTGAACGGCGGCAAGCACGCGGACAACAGCGTGGACTTCCAGGAGTTCATGATCGCGCCCATCGGCGCTCCCTGCTTCGCCGAGGCCCTGCGCTATGGATCGGAGACCTTCCACGCGCTCAAGGGCATCCTGAAGAAGATAGGCCTCGCCACCTCCGTGGGCGACGAGGGCGGCTTCGCGCCCAATCTGCGCAGCAACGAGGAGGCCTGCGAGGTCATTCTGGAGGCCATCCAGACGGCCGGCTACACGCCGGGCAAGGACGTGGCCCTGGCCATCGACCCGGCGGCCTCGTCCTTTGCCGAGAACGGCGCATACAACCTCAGGAAGTCCGGCCAGGGGGTGAAGACCAGCGCGGAGATGGTGGCGCTGTGGAAGGCCTGGGCGGACACGTATCCCATCATCCTGCTGGAGGACGGCCTGGACGAAAACGACTGGAGCGGCTTCGCGGCCCTGACCAGGGAGCTCGGCGAGCGCATCCAGATCATGGGCGACGACATCTACGTCACCAACGCGAGCTTCGTCGCGCGCGGCATCCGCGAGAAGGCCAGCAACTCCGTGCTCATCAAGCTGAACCAGATCGGCACCGTCACCGAGACCATGGAGACCGTGCAGCTCTGCCGAAAGGCTGGCTGGACCACTCTCATGTCCCACCGCTCGGGCGAGACCGAGGACTCCTTCCTGGCTGACTTCGCCGTGGCCATGGACGGCGGCCAGATCAAGTCCGGCTCGGTGTGCCGCAGCGAACGTCTGTGCAAGTACAACCGGTTCCTGGAGATCGAGCGGGAGCTTGGCGGCGCGGCCAAGTTCGGACGGTAG
- a CDS encoding HAD family hydrolase, with protein MFTLRIPGYGELEIEHVVFDYNGTLAVDGELLPGVAEALEELARLVTVHVLTADTFGLAAAQLKGVPCRLSILPPETQDKAKSAYVHTLGNAVTACVGNGRNDRLMLAAGRLGIAVLGGEGAAVETLSAADIVVTDILSALGLFTHPLRLTATLRS; from the coding sequence ATGTTCACGCTACGGATACCGGGATACGGGGAGCTGGAAATCGAGCATGTGGTCTTCGACTACAACGGCACCCTCGCCGTGGACGGCGAACTGCTGCCCGGCGTGGCCGAAGCGCTGGAGGAGCTGGCCCGGCTGGTCACGGTGCATGTCCTGACCGCGGACACCTTCGGCCTTGCCGCGGCGCAGCTTAAGGGCGTTCCGTGCCGGCTTTCGATCCTGCCCCCGGAGACGCAGGACAAGGCCAAGTCGGCCTATGTCCACACGCTGGGCAACGCCGTGACGGCCTGCGTCGGCAACGGCCGGAACGACAGGCTGATGCTCGCGGCGGGCCGGCTGGGGATCGCCGTCCTGGGCGGCGAGGGCGCGGCGGTGGAGACCCTGTCGGCGGCGGACATCGTGGTCACGGACATCCTGTCCGCTCTGGGGCTGTTCACCCATCCGCTGCGGCTCACGGCGACCCTGCGCTCGTGA
- a CDS encoding MutS-related protein, whose translation MDAHLLFPDRPFDLQAELPWQADALVSDLQLDILFAAMAQGDEHILAVAKRVVLAGVGATPDIVLYRQGVLADCLRQPELARELLALAAEGVAQSMKRYWGYLPGSTRLTLWSALEHMTEFLGLLKKLRLFSTAHGAKFSAPGWRAFFQRVDAELDDIFFAAAAEHLRQLKFPHGALLSAGLGPGNKGRDYVLHRAPGGNRKTWLHRLLAWLVSLFQDIQPLPSSFTIHPRDEAGHQAIEEIQSRAVSQAAKVLAQARDNICSFYVSLHDELAFHVGCLNLCERLAALGCPWRLGAPLAVGGRELSFQGLYDVCLALRMGRPAVGNDVNAGGKALVVVTGANQGGKSTFLRSIGLAQLMLQCGMPVAAESFAASLCDGVFTHFRREEDASLVSGKLDEEFSRMSGIVDHIARHPLILLNESFAATNEREGAEIGRQIITALVVGGARVVCVTHLFELADWFHARNSDHFLFLRAERMADGSRTFRLRDGGPLRTSFGEDLYRQVFGATGATPEQTAPAGAVTSSEAADGEATNGGV comes from the coding sequence ATGGACGCGCACCTGCTCTTTCCTGACCGGCCCTTCGACCTCCAGGCCGAGTTGCCCTGGCAGGCCGACGCGCTGGTCAGCGACCTCCAGCTGGACATCCTGTTCGCCGCCATGGCGCAGGGCGACGAGCACATCCTGGCCGTGGCCAAGCGGGTGGTCCTGGCTGGCGTGGGCGCGACGCCGGACATCGTGCTGTACCGGCAGGGCGTGCTCGCGGACTGCCTGCGTCAGCCGGAACTTGCGCGGGAACTCCTCGCCTTGGCGGCGGAAGGGGTGGCGCAGTCCATGAAGCGGTACTGGGGCTACCTGCCGGGCTCGACGCGGCTCACCCTCTGGAGCGCGCTGGAGCACATGACGGAGTTCCTCGGCCTGCTGAAGAAGCTGCGGCTCTTCTCCACGGCGCATGGCGCGAAGTTCTCCGCGCCGGGGTGGCGGGCGTTCTTCCAGCGGGTGGACGCGGAGCTCGACGACATCTTCTTCGCGGCGGCGGCGGAACACCTGCGGCAGCTCAAGTTCCCTCACGGAGCATTGTTGAGCGCCGGCCTCGGCCCTGGCAACAAGGGGCGCGACTACGTCCTGCACAGGGCGCCGGGGGGGAACCGCAAGACGTGGCTGCACCGGCTGCTCGCCTGGCTTGTCTCGTTGTTCCAGGACATTCAGCCCCTGCCGAGCAGCTTCACCATCCACCCGCGCGACGAGGCCGGGCATCAGGCCATTGAGGAGATCCAGAGCCGTGCTGTCAGCCAGGCCGCCAAGGTTCTCGCGCAGGCCAGGGACAACATTTGCAGCTTCTATGTCTCGCTGCACGACGAGCTGGCGTTCCACGTCGGCTGCCTGAACCTGTGCGAGCGGCTCGCCGCCTTGGGTTGCCCCTGGCGCCTGGGCGCGCCGCTCGCGGTCGGCGGACGCGAGTTGTCCTTCCAGGGGCTTTACGATGTCTGCCTCGCGCTGCGCATGGGTCGGCCGGCCGTCGGCAACGACGTGAATGCCGGCGGCAAGGCGCTGGTGGTGGTGACCGGCGCGAACCAGGGGGGCAAGTCGACCTTCCTGCGCAGCATCGGTCTGGCGCAGCTGATGCTCCAGTGCGGCATGCCCGTTGCGGCCGAGTCCTTCGCCGCGAGCCTGTGCGACGGCGTGTTCACGCATTTCCGGCGCGAGGAGGACGCCAGCCTCGTCAGCGGCAAGCTGGACGAGGAGTTCTCACGCATGAGCGGGATCGTCGACCACATCGCCCGGCATCCCCTGATCCTGCTCAACGAGTCCTTCGCCGCCACCAACGAGCGGGAGGGGGCGGAGATCGGCAGGCAGATCATCACGGCGCTGGTGGTCGGCGGCGCGCGGGTGGTCTGCGTCACCCACCTGTTCGAGCTGGCGGACTGGTTCCACGCCCGCAACTCGGATCATTTTCTGTTCCTGCGGGCGGAACGGATGGCGGACGGGAGCAGGACCTTCCGCCTGCGTGATGGCGGGCCGTTGCGCACGAGCTTTGGCGAGGATCTGTACCGGCAGGTCTTCGGCGCGACGGGCGCGACGCCGGAGCAGACCGCCCCGGCCGGGGCCGTAACCAGCAGCGAGGCGGCAGATGGCGAGGCGACGAATGGCGGCGTCTGA
- the cfa gene encoding cyclopropane fatty acyl phospholipid synthase, translated as MSESKSFFTGLLASAGVTVDGPNPWDIHVHDERLYPSVLARRNLALGEAYTAGWWDCERIDEFIQRVLASGAAMRVKGGLRLACSLLPAYVLNLQSPARAQVVARRHYDLGNELFTAFLDPYLQYSCAYFKDTADLAEAQQRKLRLICAKLGLRQGERLLDIGCGWGGLAKFAAEQFGVSVVGVNISARQIAYAREFCAGLPVEIRACDYRELDEPFDKIVSVGMFEHVGGRNYKTFMDVVARCLKPGGVFLLHTIGGNVSAHSCDPWIAKYIFPNGMLPSIAQIARAAEGRLVMEDWHNLGPHYDPTLMAWLDNFRAAWPRLREAYGEGFRRMWEYYLQCCAGAFRARDIQLWQVVFGTPGSVQPRCRWG; from the coding sequence ATGTCGGAATCCAAGTCGTTCTTTACCGGGCTTCTGGCCAGCGCCGGCGTCACGGTGGACGGCCCCAACCCCTGGGACATCCACGTGCACGACGAGCGCCTGTATCCGAGCGTGCTGGCGCGCAGGAACCTCGCCTTGGGAGAGGCCTACACGGCGGGCTGGTGGGACTGCGAACGCATCGACGAATTCATCCAACGCGTGCTCGCCAGCGGCGCGGCGATGCGCGTCAAGGGCGGGCTGCGCCTGGCCTGCTCGCTTCTACCGGCCTACGTGCTGAACCTGCAGTCCCCGGCGCGCGCGCAGGTGGTGGCCCGGCGGCACTATGACCTGGGCAACGAGCTCTTCACCGCCTTTCTGGACCCCTACCTGCAGTATAGCTGCGCCTATTTCAAGGACACGGCCGACCTGGCCGAGGCCCAGCAGCGCAAGCTGCGTCTCATTTGCGCCAAGCTGGGCTTGAGGCAGGGCGAGCGGCTGTTGGACATCGGCTGCGGCTGGGGCGGTCTGGCGAAGTTCGCGGCCGAACAATTCGGCGTGAGCGTGGTGGGCGTGAACATCTCGGCGCGGCAGATCGCCTATGCGCGGGAGTTCTGCGCCGGCCTGCCGGTGGAGATACGCGCCTGCGACTACCGCGAACTCGACGAACCCTTCGACAAGATCGTGTCCGTGGGCATGTTCGAGCACGTGGGCGGCAGGAACTACAAGACCTTCATGGACGTGGTGGCACGCTGCCTCAAGCCCGGCGGGGTGTTTCTCCTGCACACCATCGGCGGCAACGTCTCCGCGCACAGTTGCGACCCCTGGATAGCCAAGTACATCTTCCCCAATGGCATGCTGCCGAGCATCGCGCAGATCGCCCGCGCGGCCGAAGGTCGGCTGGTCATGGAGGACTGGCACAACCTGGGGCCGCATTACGATCCCACGCTCATGGCCTGGCTGGACAACTTCCGCGCCGCTTGGCCCCGCCTGCGCGAGGCGTACGGCGAGGGCTTCCGGCGCATGTGGGAGTACTACCTGCAGTGCTGCGCCGGGGCCTTCCGCGCGCGCGACATCCAGCTCTGGCAGGTCGTGTTCGGAACGCCCGGAAGCGTCCAGCCGCGCTGCCGCTGGGGATGA
- a CDS encoding dynamin family protein, protein MNLREYERAKFELAAILRTALPFAQAGPDGEEASFRELFARLAEDRFNLAVVGRFNRGKTSLMNAMLGTTRLPVGVVPLTSVITTMAYGSGEQVVIDYGRGRLPLRINIEELPAYVTQCGNPENARGVREARVQLPSEPLRLGFRLIDTPGLGSSVVANTRTTEAFLPEADALLLVTSFESPLSEEELRLLRAGPLTPGRAFLAVNKHDTVSAAERAEILAHIRDQLAGAEVLPTPQIFSVSARQALEATARSDAAGWEASGLPALLANLERFMLEERRTAFLDRMCARIESLLAATPQAAPELRRLRELRRSLFTASTGDAPAAMSAVGSAAALAPERPGWFAACAVCQRVEREVFDFLCGFQNAIASNPDARADLAARGGLCDFHTWVYQAMASPQGTCLAYPEVLERLAAGLRTAATLPEEGAPLSEAVERLRPREDACEVCRVQALAERAAVEELLAMIKTDDRFVPDVCMPHFQLVLRRLEDHHEAAHRLLLGQAGSLDRLAADMRRYALKVDGVRSALVSQEEDRAHMRGLMLLAGHPSVTGPGRRRR, encoded by the coding sequence ATGAACCTGCGGGAATACGAGCGAGCCAAGTTCGAGCTGGCGGCCATCCTGCGGACGGCGCTGCCCTTTGCGCAGGCTGGGCCAGATGGGGAGGAGGCTTCGTTCCGCGAACTCTTCGCCCGCTTGGCCGAGGACCGCTTCAATCTGGCCGTGGTCGGCCGCTTCAACCGCGGCAAGACCTCGCTGATGAACGCCATGCTCGGCACGACGCGCCTGCCGGTTGGCGTGGTGCCGCTGACCTCGGTCATCACCACTATGGCCTACGGCAGCGGCGAGCAGGTTGTCATCGATTACGGCCGCGGTCGGCTGCCGCTGCGCATCAATATCGAGGAACTCCCGGCCTACGTCACGCAGTGCGGCAACCCGGAGAACGCGCGCGGCGTGCGGGAGGCCCGGGTGCAGCTTCCCTCGGAGCCGCTCCGCCTGGGCTTCCGGCTCATCGACACGCCCGGCCTGGGCTCGTCCGTGGTTGCGAACACGCGCACCACCGAAGCCTTCCTGCCGGAGGCGGACGCCCTGCTGCTGGTGACCAGCTTCGAGAGCCCGCTTTCCGAGGAGGAGCTGCGGCTGCTGCGGGCCGGCCCCTTGACGCCGGGCCGGGCGTTCCTCGCGGTGAACAAGCACGACACGGTGTCCGCTGCGGAGCGGGCGGAAATCCTCGCACACATCCGCGACCAGTTGGCCGGCGCGGAGGTTTTGCCGACGCCGCAGATATTCTCCGTCTCGGCCCGGCAGGCCCTGGAGGCCACGGCGCGGTCCGACGCGGCGGGGTGGGAGGCCAGCGGCCTGCCGGCACTCCTGGCGAATCTGGAGCGGTTCATGCTTGAGGAGCGGCGGACGGCCTTTCTCGACCGCATGTGCGCGCGTATCGAGTCCCTGCTCGCCGCGACGCCGCAGGCGGCGCCTGAACTCCGGCGGCTGCGGGAGCTGCGCCGGAGCCTCTTCACGGCCTCGACGGGGGACGCGCCCGCCGCCATGTCCGCCGTTGGCTCCGCTGCGGCCCTTGCCCCGGAACGGCCGGGCTGGTTCGCGGCGTGCGCGGTCTGCCAAAGGGTGGAACGGGAGGTTTTCGACTTCCTTTGCGGGTTCCAGAACGCCATCGCGTCAAACCCGGACGCGCGCGCCGACCTGGCCGCGCGTGGCGGCCTGTGCGACTTCCATACCTGGGTGTACCAGGCCATGGCCAGCCCGCAGGGGACATGTCTCGCCTATCCCGAGGTGCTGGAGCGCCTCGCGGCGGGGTTGCGTACGGCCGCCACCCTGCCGGAGGAGGGCGCTCCCCTCTCCGAGGCCGTCGAGAGGCTCCGCCCGCGGGAGGACGCCTGCGAGGTCTGCCGCGTCCAGGCCTTGGCGGAGCGGGCCGCCGTGGAGGAGCTTCTGGCCATGATTAAGACGGACGACCGCTTCGTCCCGGATGTCTGCATGCCCCACTTCCAGCTTGTGCTCCGCCGTTTAGAAGACCACCACGAGGCCGCCCACCGTCTGCTGCTCGGCCAAGCCGGGAGCCTGGACCGGCTCGCGGCGGACATGCGGCGCTACGCGCTCAAGGTCGACGGCGTGCGCAGCGCGCTGGTCAGCCAAGAGGAGGATCGCGCGCACATGCGGGGCCTGATGCTGCTCGCCGGTCATCCCAGCGTCACCGGGCCTGGCCGGCGACGCCGTTGA
- a CDS encoding cation:proton antiporter: MTETWFLATIWIGLALLATLLSIWFRVATALSEIVVGTVAQMVLGAVLGSSLGVGDSWIRFLSGTGAILLTFLAGAELDPAIFRQKWKEATAVGLLSFLAPFFGCAAAAHWLLGWSATASWLTGVALSTTSVAVVYAVMLEFGLNKTEFGKTLLAACFVTDLGTVVALGLIFAPFTLRTLAFAGVGTAVFLVLPWVTVRFFARYGGRPSELEAKYLLLLLFGLGGLAAWAESEAVLPAYLIGMVLAGTVGKDHALIRRLRTLTFGLLTPFYFIRAGSLVSVSALAAAPMIFVALLLVKVATKLTSVYPITRFFQNSRQEGMYSTMLMSTGLTFGSIAALFGLNKGIIDDAQYSYLVATVIASAVVPTLIANKFFLPRHLLRAGAGRTIVIPPQQPLTAQGDTP; this comes from the coding sequence ATGACCGAAACCTGGTTTCTGGCCACGATCTGGATCGGGCTCGCCCTGCTGGCGACCCTGCTGTCCATCTGGTTCCGCGTCGCCACGGCGCTCTCGGAGATCGTCGTGGGCACCGTGGCGCAGATGGTGCTGGGGGCCGTGCTCGGCTCCTCGCTTGGCGTGGGGGATTCCTGGATCAGGTTCCTCTCCGGCACCGGGGCCATCCTCCTGACCTTCCTGGCGGGCGCGGAACTCGACCCGGCCATCTTCCGGCAGAAATGGAAGGAGGCCACGGCCGTGGGGCTCCTGAGCTTCCTCGCGCCGTTCTTCGGCTGCGCGGCGGCGGCCCACTGGCTTCTCGGCTGGAGCGCCACGGCGAGCTGGCTGACCGGCGTGGCCCTGTCCACGACCTCGGTGGCAGTGGTCTACGCGGTCATGCTGGAGTTCGGCCTGAACAAGACCGAATTCGGCAAGACGCTTTTGGCCGCGTGCTTCGTCACGGACCTGGGCACTGTGGTGGCCCTGGGCCTGATCTTCGCCCCCTTCACCCTGCGCACGCTGGCCTTCGCCGGGGTGGGCACGGCGGTGTTCCTCGTGCTGCCGTGGGTCACGGTCCGGTTCTTCGCAAGGTATGGCGGGCGGCCATCCGAACTTGAGGCCAAGTACCTGCTCCTGCTGCTCTTCGGCCTCGGGGGCCTTGCCGCCTGGGCCGAGAGCGAGGCGGTGCTTCCGGCCTACCTCATCGGCATGGTCCTGGCCGGAACCGTGGGCAAGGACCACGCGCTCATCCGTCGGCTGCGCACCCTGACCTTCGGCCTGCTCACGCCGTTTTACTTCATCCGGGCCGGCTCACTCGTCTCGGTTTCCGCCCTGGCCGCAGCGCCCATGATTTTCGTGGCGCTGCTACTCGTCAAGGTGGCGACAAAGCTGACCTCCGTATATCCCATCACCCGGTTCTTTCAGAACTCCAGGCAGGAAGGCATGTACTCGACCATGCTCATGTCCACCGGCCTGACATTCGGCAGCATCGCGGCGCTCTTCGGTTTGAACAAGGGCATCATCGACGACGCCCAGTACTCCTATCTGGTCGCGACGGTCATCGCCAGCGCCGTGGTGCCCACCCTCATCGCCAACAAGTTTTTCCTGCCGCGCCACCTGCTCCGGGCCGGGGCTGGCAGGACCATCGTCATTCCCCCGCAGCAACCCCTCACCGCGCAAGGAGACACCCCATGA
- a CDS encoding DUF190 domain-containing protein: MKIRGEAEVLRVYIGDSDRLGGRLLHEAIVEEARRRGMAGATVMHGVIGFGANSLVHTAKILRLSEDLPVVVEIVDKPDRIAAFVPILEDMVGEGTITRHTVQAVFNCTMRVREVMTSDVATVTPDTPLSEVLQLLLDKGIKAVPVVQGHKVAGMVTGGDLLKRAGMGLRVSLHGELPQELQGEQVRKLNVLGKTARDVMSFPAVTVNIRARVPDAAALMAAKKLKRLPVVDDTGDLCGILSRVDILKTIATATAVSDELHPQLPQGLNLTAGDVMIRDVPTATPDTPLEEALNKLVATPLRRVVVVDGERRVVGIVLDRELIRRFSQQEKPGLLRTLADLLTPGATTGRITGVTVREAMRPDVFLVQEDAPLTEVLQRMVETGGKRLVVLDVDGRLRGMVDRDTVLKVIGGTQ; this comes from the coding sequence ATGAAGATTCGCGGAGAGGCCGAGGTGCTGCGCGTCTACATCGGGGACAGCGACCGCCTGGGCGGACGGCTCCTGCATGAGGCCATCGTGGAGGAGGCCCGCCGGCGCGGCATGGCCGGCGCAACGGTGATGCACGGCGTCATCGGGTTCGGGGCTAACAGCCTGGTGCACACGGCCAAGATACTGCGGCTCTCGGAGGACCTGCCCGTGGTGGTCGAGATCGTGGACAAACCTGACCGCATCGCCGCGTTCGTGCCCATCCTGGAGGACATGGTGGGCGAGGGAACCATCACCCGCCACACGGTGCAGGCCGTCTTCAACTGCACCATGCGCGTGCGCGAGGTCATGACCTCCGACGTGGCCACCGTCACGCCGGACACGCCGCTTTCCGAGGTGCTGCAACTGCTTTTGGACAAGGGCATCAAGGCCGTGCCGGTGGTCCAGGGACACAAGGTGGCGGGCATGGTCACCGGCGGAGACCTGCTCAAGCGGGCGGGCATGGGGCTGCGGGTCAGCCTGCACGGCGAACTGCCCCAAGAACTTCAGGGTGAGCAAGTCCGCAAGCTCAACGTCCTGGGCAAGACCGCTCGCGACGTCATGAGCTTCCCCGCAGTGACGGTGAACATCCGCGCCCGCGTGCCCGACGCCGCCGCGCTCATGGCCGCGAAGAAGCTCAAGCGCCTGCCCGTGGTGGACGACACCGGCGACCTGTGCGGCATCCTGAGCCGCGTCGACATCCTCAAGACCATCGCCACGGCCACCGCCGTGTCCGACGAGCTGCACCCGCAACTGCCGCAAGGACTGAACCTCACCGCCGGCGACGTGATGATCCGGGACGTTCCGACGGCCACGCCCGACACGCCTCTGGAGGAGGCCCTGAACAAGCTCGTGGCCACTCCGTTGCGCCGCGTGGTGGTGGTGGACGGGGAGCGCCGCGTGGTGGGCATCGTGCTGGACCGGGAGCTCATCCGGCGCTTCAGCCAGCAGGAGAAGCCAGGACTCCTGCGCACCCTGGCCGATCTCCTCACGCCCGGGGCGACCACGGGACGGATCACCGGGGTCACCGTACGCGAGGCCATGCGGCCCGACGTGTTCCTGGTGCAGGAGGACGCGCCGCTCACCGAGGTGTTGCAACGCATGGTGGAGACCGGCGGCAAGCGCCTCGTGGTGCTCGACGTCGACGGACGTCTGCGCGGCATGGTGGACCGGGACACCGTGCTCAAGGTCATCGGGGGAACGCAGTGA